The Schistocerca gregaria isolate iqSchGreg1 unplaced genomic scaffold, iqSchGreg1.2 ptg000973l, whole genome shotgun sequence genomic sequence TCGTCATCTGGCGTGCATTCTGTGACACCATTCAAACGCTCGAACCGTTTCAGCCAGTTTTGGGTCAGTGTTCTTTAATGGCCGTATGCGAGACCTCTGGCATCGGCGCTTGATCTCCCTGGCATCACCGAGTAATGACCGCATCCTCCGCTGAAAAAACAGGCAGAATTCTTCCGGAGACTGACGACGAAGGCGCTTCCGTGCgtcaagacttttttttaaaactcgTGGCGATGCCTTCCTAACCTTGTCTCCGTCGGCACAATCCGTGCACTCCCCTCCTTCAACCTAGGCTGCTGAACTGGAGATCAAAAACGTCGAAAACGCAAGTCTATACACAATAGAAGATGTCAAGTTCCTGCTGAAAAAAAACATAACTTATCAGATCGGCCGTGATTTGGCGGCCAATCGAACCGACGCGATCAATTTAAACCACGTTTCAGTGCATCCTAAACACGCTGAAATTTCAGTGGAACTTCGAGAATCCTACGACGGACACCTGATCAGCTATGTCGAGTCAGGCGTTTACCTCTCCCGATCAGAGAAGGCGAAGGGAGTTCCTTTGGATCTGGGGATCACTCATAAAATTCGCAGCGGGGATTATATTACTTTTGGCCAAATCAAATGTTTGTTTATACGTTCTGCGCCAAAATCGGCCGACACTTTGAAAATTGAAGACCACGGACCTCTACCGCGTCTGTTGGTCTCCTTCCCGGAACGGACCGTGCGCCCACACCCATCTGGGCATCCTCTGTCCTTTGATGGACCTTTCTCTAAATCTATGTCTACACCCCATTCTTCAATTTGCCAACTACGAACGGTCAATTCCGATCCCACACATAACGTCAAACGCTGCGCCAACCCCGGATCTCACACTGCCTCCAAGTCTTCCACACCGACTTGTACACAGTTGCTTCAAGACATTCACAAAATCTTCAATTCAAAAATTTCAGACGCGCCCGTTTGCGAGGGAAGTACTCCGAAACGTCGCGCCTTTTCATCTGTCCTTCTAGATTTTTCTTTTAGCAACTCTTCGCGTCAGTCACCTTTCTTTGATCAAGATCTTCTCTTGTGCGACGAGCAGGACTACTCGCGAAGCGTCATCGACGAGAGATCGGTTCTCTCCGAAACAGTTCACTCTAACAGCCATGATGAAGACAACCAAGTCAACAGCTCCTGCAGCCCTATCGATATTGTACTGTCTGCCAAATGGTTTTTGTTTCCTTCGAAAGCAGTTCCAGCCCTCCGCCTAACCCTTTTTTCCCCCCCGCACAACTTTTCAAACAAAAAATACCTGCCAGCCATGGACGTACGCGTCTACCGACGACAGCACCGAAGTAGCCACCCAGATAATCGATCCACCCATCGACGAAACAAAAGATGAAGAGCCACCGCCCACCTTACTCGAAATCCCGAACCAGGCGAAGAAAAGAGAAATCTGCCACTTGGAAGACAGCAATTCGTCTAAAAATCCCGAGAACATTATCGAACACTCCGTTTCAGACAAACTTCATCGTAACTTGTCTTCTTCGTGCGCCGAATCTACCAGCAATCTCCTGGAAAAAGACCCTTCCGGCCCCCCTGATTGTTCCTCTCATCTAACTCGCCAAAAAACATGCATTCGAACTCCCAACTCAACTtccagtgtaccatgttcaaaaaacttaaaaaaaaaaaaaactgtcaagtCCTCTCCTCACCACCAATCCGGACCCACACTTCAAGGGGGCACAGCCTCGCCTGGTAAGTCGGAATCAGAACCTACTCATAACCAACCTCTTCCACGTGCGTCGTTAGATACTTGCAAGACTACCCCACGTCGGCGTCCGTCCCTAAGCGTCGCATTTACCGGTTTCAGGAAGGACCTCATCTACCCTCTCCAAGAAGACGTCGTGCGCCTAGGGGCCAATGCACAGCAACACGTAAGGTCTAATTGCGATATATTGGTCTCAGAAAAAGTTCAGAGAACCGTCAAATTTTTGTCTGCCATCAGCAATGGGTCCCAGATTGTGACTTCGGAGTGGATCAGGGCATCTACTTCCGCAAACCGACTTCTAGACACAAAGCCATACATTCTCATTGATCGAATATCAGAACGTCAATTTGGGTTCCGCCTCCAGGAAACGCTTCGAATTTCCGCTTCCACAGGACGTACTTTGCTAAAAAATTTGACATTTTATGCCACTCCATGCGTCAGGCCAAATCAAGCGCAGCTAGAAAAAATCATCTCCTCAGCTGGCGGAAGGTTGGTCTCGGACCTTCCTACAAAACCATATTGGAACGAATTGGAAAAATTCGTCATTTTGTCTTGGTACGCAGCActgccattttttttagtatttcttttttttgtgtaactGACTGATCTTTTTCTCGTATGCGTTGCCCTAAAACCTGCCTCTGCTTTTGCTTCTTGACTGAACAGCATGGACGACGCTCACGTTGTGAAAGTTTTTTTGGAAGCCGGATTCAGAGTCTATACCAGTGAATTTCTGCTCCTGGGCATTCTCCGACAGAAATTAGAGTTTGACCTCAATTCTATGCTCGATGACGTCAATGCCCTTTTCGGTGCTATGGGCAACGGCATCAATCAACGAAGCACGCGGTCTTTCACTAAAAAATTAAACAGACCATAAGAAGACGCCAGGTCTTTTTCTTTGCATGTTGGACTCCTCAGAAGAGCGTGGCGATGGCCTCCTCTCACGTTCGCATCACGAATCTCgcacaatttatttttttatatcttcaTGCACCTGGTGAGTTTTTTTTTTTGATACAGAAGTATCATTGACCCTATGTCCAACTCTGTAGAGATCACACACGTTTTCAAGTATGTCGGCAGCAGCCGAATTTACTTTTCGAAGTCGTCGACCATTACTTTTTTCTCGAGCATTTGCATTTCCGTCCTCAACTGATGCGCCTCTGAATTAGACCCGTCTGTCGCTCTAGACAGTGAGGAACCTCACTAACATGTCCCGTCCCGTTCCTTTCGCAGACATCACTGGCGAGACGTGTTCCTCGCTAGCTGGAAAAAGTATCCCAATCCAAAGTGTCCTGAAATACTCAGCGTGGATCTGGTGAACAAGGAAATTGATCCTGTTACCGGCTGCCTCACTACGACCAGGGTCTTGGTCTATGAGAGCGCGGTTCCAATTT encodes the following:
- the LOC126326127 gene encoding uncharacterized protein LOC126326127 produces the protein MTASSAEKTGRILPETDDEGASAAELEIKNVENASLYTIEDVKFLLKKNITYQIGRDLAANRTDAINLNHVSVHPKHAEISVELRESYDGHLISYVESGVYLSRSEKAKGVPLDLGITHKIRSGDYITFGQIKCLFIRSAPKSADTLKIEDHGPLPRLLVSFPERTVRPHPSGHPLSFDGPFSKSMSTPHSSICQLRTVNSDPTHNVKRCANPGSHTASKSSTPTCTQLLQDIHKIFNSKISDAPVCEGSTPKRRAFSSVLLDFSFSNSSRQSPFFDQDLLLCDEQDYSRSVIDERSVLSETVHSNSHDEDNQVNSSCSPIDIVLSAKWFLFPSKAVPALRLTLFSPPHNFSNKKYLPAMDVRVYRRQHRSSHPDNRSTHRRNKR